The following proteins come from a genomic window of Synechococcus sp. BIOS-E4-1:
- a CDS encoding glycosyltransferase produces the protein MLSLSMIVRDEEAQIEACIRSVKGFADEMVLLDTGSVDGTIALAEACGAQVERMDWPGDFAPARNAALKLVKGDWVLVLDADEQLRSEAIPQLKALMAQPDVLVINLLRHELGATMAPYSNVSRLFRRHPRIRWSKPYHSMIDESVDALLKEEPGWRIANCTEPALLHEGYRPDLLAGSDKAERLRQSMESWLNDQPNDPYACAKLGALEVSDGNRERGLSLLRHGLEHLPEGDGSSAERYELLLNLGIALASEDSEAAVKCYREALQQPLETRLSLGARMNLAALLMQRNELEEAVQLTTTACQRAPEVALAWYNLGLMERRRGDLLAAIKAYERSLSVNPSHAESHQNLAVARLIGGDIDGARAGFRQAIALLRSQERQGEASALQAQVHGLVKLDDEASA, from the coding sequence ATGCTCAGCCTCTCGATGATCGTGCGCGATGAGGAAGCGCAGATCGAGGCCTGCATCCGCTCTGTCAAGGGCTTCGCGGATGAGATGGTTCTTCTCGATACCGGCTCAGTGGATGGCACCATCGCCCTCGCCGAAGCCTGCGGCGCTCAGGTGGAGCGGATGGACTGGCCCGGAGACTTTGCGCCGGCACGCAATGCAGCCCTGAAGCTCGTCAAGGGTGACTGGGTCCTGGTGCTCGATGCCGACGAACAGCTGCGCTCGGAAGCAATCCCGCAGCTCAAAGCCCTGATGGCCCAGCCGGATGTGCTGGTGATCAACCTGCTGCGCCACGAACTGGGAGCAACCATGGCTCCCTACTCCAATGTGAGCCGTCTGTTTCGCCGACATCCGCGCATCCGATGGAGCAAGCCTTATCACTCGATGATCGACGAGAGCGTTGATGCGCTGCTCAAGGAAGAGCCCGGCTGGCGGATTGCCAACTGCACCGAACCAGCCCTGCTGCATGAAGGGTATCGACCGGATCTGCTGGCTGGATCCGATAAGGCGGAAAGACTGCGTCAATCGATGGAGAGCTGGCTGAACGATCAGCCCAATGATCCCTATGCCTGCGCCAAGCTTGGTGCTCTGGAGGTCAGTGACGGCAACCGAGAACGTGGTCTCAGTCTTCTTCGCCACGGTCTAGAGCATTTGCCTGAAGGCGATGGCAGCAGTGCTGAACGCTATGAACTGCTGCTCAATCTCGGAATCGCGCTGGCTTCAGAAGACAGCGAGGCTGCCGTGAAGTGCTATCGAGAGGCACTGCAGCAACCGCTGGAGACTCGTTTAAGCCTTGGTGCACGTATGAACCTGGCGGCCTTGCTGATGCAGCGCAACGAACTGGAGGAAGCCGTTCAGCTCACCACAACCGCTTGTCAACGAGCACCCGAAGTGGCACTGGCCTGGTACAACCTGGGCTTGATGGAGCGCCGTCGTGGCGACCTGCTGGCGGCGATCAAGGCTTACGAGCGATCCCTGAGCGTGAATCCCTCCCACGCGGAAAGCCACCAGAACCTGGCAGTGGCCAGGCTGATAGGAGGGGATATCGATGGAGCGCGTGCAGGCTTCCGCCAGGCGATCGCGCTGCTGCGCTCACAGGAGCGGCAGGGAGAAGCCAGCGCCCTGCAGGCCCAGGTGCATGGACTGGTGAAGCTGGACGATGAGGCCAGCGCATGA
- a CDS encoding uroporphyrinogen-III synthase — protein MSSDQPLPLQGHTVVITRAREQQSEGRRLLQSLGARVLDLPALEIGPPDSWAPLDDALADLENFHWLIVSSANGVEAVEERLQLRGKGLMQRPESLKIAAVGRKTAERLEELGAPADFVPPTFVADSLIDHFPVSGWGLRILLPRVQSGGRTLLAEAFAEAGSRVVEVAAYESRCPTSIPPDTLKALENGDVDVISFSSGKTVTHTVQLLQSALGNSGTEQLFSKPAVVSIGPQTSKRCRELLGRVDQEATPHDLEGLVEACVQAIQRS, from the coding sequence ATGAGCAGCGATCAACCCCTGCCGTTGCAGGGACACACGGTGGTGATCACCCGGGCCCGTGAACAGCAGAGCGAAGGCCGCAGGCTGCTGCAGTCACTTGGTGCCAGGGTTCTCGACCTGCCAGCTCTGGAAATCGGCCCCCCTGACAGCTGGGCTCCCCTCGACGATGCCCTCGCCGATCTGGAGAACTTTCACTGGTTGATTGTGTCCAGTGCCAACGGGGTGGAAGCGGTGGAGGAACGACTGCAGCTCAGAGGCAAGGGACTGATGCAACGGCCTGAAAGCCTCAAGATCGCAGCCGTGGGGCGGAAAACCGCTGAGCGGCTGGAAGAACTGGGGGCACCTGCTGATTTCGTGCCCCCCACATTCGTGGCCGACAGCCTGATCGACCACTTCCCTGTCTCTGGATGGGGGTTGAGAATCCTGTTGCCGCGGGTGCAGAGCGGCGGACGCACTCTTCTGGCAGAAGCCTTCGCAGAGGCGGGCTCACGGGTGGTGGAAGTGGCGGCTTACGAATCCCGCTGCCCAACGTCGATTCCGCCAGACACCCTGAAAGCACTGGAGAATGGAGACGTTGATGTGATCAGCTTCAGCAGCGGCAAAACCGTGACCCACACCGTGCAGCTGCTGCAGAGCGCACTCGGGAATTCAGGCACTGAACAGCTGTTCAGTAAGCCTGCTGTGGTTTCAATCGGTCCACAGACCAGCAAACGCTGCAGGGAACTGCTCGGCAGAGTGGATCAGGAAGCCACGCCTCACGACCTGGAAGGACTGGTGGAAGCCTGCGTTCAGGCAATACAGCGGAGCTGA
- a CDS encoding SRPBCC family protein, producing the protein MGRWLEHSVTTEVKAPVDRVWDVWSDLEAMPKWMRWIESVKTLDDPDLTDWTLAAQGFRFHWKARITQRVEAQQLHWESVGGLPTKGGVRFYAEQPQLTAVKLSVTYELPGVLAPLMEPSILGGIVTKELQANLDRFRDLVESGYAAQT; encoded by the coding sequence ATGGGACGCTGGCTCGAACATTCCGTAACCACAGAAGTCAAGGCTCCCGTTGATCGGGTCTGGGATGTCTGGAGTGATCTGGAGGCAATGCCCAAGTGGATGCGCTGGATCGAATCCGTGAAAACCCTCGACGATCCAGACCTCACCGACTGGACACTGGCAGCTCAGGGTTTCCGTTTTCATTGGAAGGCCCGCATTACCCAGAGGGTTGAGGCCCAGCAACTCCACTGGGAATCGGTTGGAGGTTTGCCCACCAAAGGTGGAGTGCGCTTCTACGCCGAACAGCCCCAGCTCACGGCTGTGAAACTCAGCGTCACCTACGAACTCCCAGGTGTCCTTGCTCCCTTGATGGAACCCAGCATCCTCGGTGGAATCGTGACGAAGGAACTTCAGGCGAACCTTGACCGATTCCGAGACCTGGTGGAAAGCGGATACGCAGCTCAGACCTGA
- the zds gene encoding 9,9'-di-cis-zeta-carotene desaturase, which yields MRVAIVGSGLAGLSAAVDLVDAGHEVNLYEARPFMGGKVGSWVDPDGNHIEMGLHVFFFNYANLFALMHKVGAFDNLLPKDHTHLFVNQGGDLRELDFRFPVGAPFNGLKAFFTTPQLGWIDKLRNALALGTSPIVRGLVDYEGAMRTIRALDSVSFKDWFVGHGGSPESIRRMWNPIAYALGFIDCETISARCMLTIFMMFAAKTEASKLNLLKGSPHRWLTGPILDYIQQRGGKLHLRHPVKQVEFSDGDHPEVTGLKLSTPDGEKHVVADAYLAACDVPGIQRLLPGEWRRFPQFEAIHHLEAVPVATVQLRYDGWVTELGDSNGESRRDLSHPAGLNNLLYTADADFSCFADLALASPEDYRKHGEGSLLQCVLTPGDPWMRKSVKDIVEHTDRQVRALFPSAANLTLTWSNVVKLAQSLYREAPGMEPYRPDQSTPISNFYLAGSYTRQDYIDSMEGATMSGHLAAAAILGQPARLAVNTAVA from the coding sequence GTGCGGGTCGCGATTGTGGGTTCTGGGCTGGCTGGCCTCTCCGCTGCTGTGGATCTGGTGGATGCAGGCCATGAGGTGAATCTCTACGAGGCTCGTCCTTTCATGGGCGGAAAGGTGGGCAGCTGGGTGGATCCGGATGGCAACCACATCGAAATGGGATTGCATGTCTTCTTCTTCAATTACGCGAACCTGTTCGCACTGATGCACAAGGTGGGCGCTTTCGACAATCTGCTGCCCAAAGACCACACCCATCTGTTTGTGAACCAGGGTGGTGACCTGCGGGAACTGGATTTCCGATTCCCTGTAGGTGCGCCTTTCAACGGTCTCAAAGCGTTCTTCACCACTCCCCAGCTGGGTTGGATTGACAAACTGCGCAACGCTCTTGCTCTCGGAACAAGTCCGATTGTCAGAGGCCTGGTGGATTACGAAGGCGCGATGCGCACGATCCGAGCTCTGGATTCGGTCAGCTTCAAGGACTGGTTCGTGGGGCATGGCGGCAGTCCGGAGAGCATCCGCAGGATGTGGAACCCGATCGCCTACGCGCTTGGGTTCATCGACTGCGAAACGATTTCCGCCCGATGCATGTTGACCATCTTCATGATGTTCGCGGCCAAAACCGAAGCCTCCAAACTCAACCTGCTCAAGGGTTCACCCCATCGTTGGCTGACCGGTCCCATCCTCGATTACATCCAGCAGCGTGGAGGCAAGCTGCACCTACGCCATCCGGTGAAGCAGGTCGAGTTCAGTGACGGGGATCACCCCGAAGTGACTGGCCTGAAGCTGAGTACCCCTGATGGGGAAAAGCATGTAGTTGCCGATGCCTATCTTGCCGCTTGTGATGTGCCCGGTATCCAGCGCCTGCTCCCAGGCGAATGGCGTCGTTTTCCACAATTTGAGGCCATTCACCATCTCGAGGCGGTTCCGGTGGCCACGGTTCAGCTTCGCTACGACGGTTGGGTGACGGAACTCGGTGATAGCAATGGTGAGAGTCGTCGCGACTTAAGTCACCCCGCTGGTCTCAACAACCTGCTTTATACGGCCGATGCCGACTTCAGCTGTTTTGCCGATCTCGCCCTGGCCAGCCCGGAGGATTACCGCAAGCACGGTGAGGGTTCCCTGCTGCAGTGTGTGCTGACACCTGGCGATCCCTGGATGCGGAAGTCTGTTAAAGACATCGTTGAGCACACCGATCGCCAGGTTCGAGCGCTGTTCCCATCCGCCGCAAACCTCACACTCACCTGGAGCAATGTGGTGAAGCTGGCGCAGTCCCTTTACAGAGAAGCGCCTGGTATGGAGCCTTATCGACCTGACCAGAGCACTCCGATCAGCAATTTCTACCTTGCTGGGAGCTACACCCGTCAGGATTACATCGACTCGATGGAAGGAGCCACCATGAGCGGACACCTCGCCGCTGCCGCCATCCTGGGGCAACCGGCTCGACTTGCCGTGAACACCGCAGTTGCCTGA
- a CDS encoding iron-sulfur cluster assembly accessory protein encodes MSSSEITAETTTSSESHTARDGKGILITGPAMQQLARLCTDQGSQQVLRVGVRSGGCSGMSYTMDFVPASDIQKDDERYQYEAPDGACFEVICDPKSLLYIYGMQLDFSTALIGGGFNFTNPNATQTCGCGSSFAV; translated from the coding sequence ATGTCCAGCAGCGAAATCACAGCTGAGACCACAACCTCCAGTGAGTCTCACACCGCCAGAGACGGCAAGGGCATCCTGATTACAGGGCCTGCCATGCAGCAGCTGGCCAGACTTTGCACCGACCAAGGAAGCCAACAGGTTCTGAGGGTGGGCGTGCGCTCGGGAGGCTGCAGCGGCATGAGTTACACGATGGATTTCGTGCCTGCATCAGACATTCAAAAAGATGATGAGCGCTATCAGTACGAAGCACCTGATGGCGCCTGCTTTGAAGTGATCTGTGATCCCAAAAGCCTGCTTTACATCTACGGCATGCAATTGGACTTCAGCACAGCGCTGATTGGCGGCGGCTTCAATTTCACCAACCCCAACGCCACCCAGACCTGCGGCTGCGGAAGCTCCTTCGCCGTTTGA
- a CDS encoding M48 family metallopeptidase has translation MESSQESLFQQAMNRYQQGAPAQELLADFETITSAAPRQSAGWTCLAWLQLLSNQSEEALRSARMAVKLNNQDPQARINLCLAMLETKAKGVRDQIEVVQQVMALAPEVGAELKESIEDGLKRRPDWPALLKVKAWLEL, from the coding sequence ATGGAGTCCAGCCAGGAAAGTCTCTTCCAGCAGGCGATGAACCGTTACCAGCAAGGAGCTCCGGCTCAGGAGTTACTCGCTGATTTTGAGACCATCACCTCAGCTGCCCCTCGACAGTCAGCAGGCTGGACGTGTCTGGCGTGGCTTCAGTTGCTGAGCAATCAGTCCGAAGAGGCACTGCGGTCTGCGCGGATGGCGGTGAAGCTCAACAATCAGGATCCTCAGGCCCGGATCAATTTGTGTCTGGCGATGCTGGAAACCAAAGCCAAAGGCGTGAGAGATCAGATTGAAGTGGTTCAGCAGGTGATGGCTCTTGCACCTGAAGTGGGGGCTGAACTGAAGGAATCCATCGAAGACGGTCTCAAACGCCGACCGGACTGGCCGGCGCTGCTCAAGGTGAAGGCCTGGCTGGAGCTCTGA
- a CDS encoding lipid-A-disaccharide synthase-related protein produces MGRLLLLSNGHGEDLSGALLGQALQSEGHAVDALPLVGKGQPYRDAGIALIGGTQEFSTGGLGYTSLRGRLTELLQGQVVYLLRRLLRLLRIAHRYDQVVVIGDVIPVMAAWLCRRPVATYLVAYSSHYEGRLRLPWPCAECLRSPRVQAVFSRDQLSADDLSEQLRKPVTFLGNPFMDPILRDDRRLPEARRRLGLLPGSRRPELEQNLVLLLGVVEHLPAALLSSGELQLELALVSSLSDASLSELVAPIGWSLKTADSGTSTLLRRDAHQVRIRRGGFGAVLHSSDLLLCMAGTAAEQAVGLARPVLQLVGEGPQFTAGFAEAQRRLLGPTVFCVDGEAGTATTLQRTAALALELLERSHLDQQLQRLCQDVALNRLGEAGGGARMAASISQLLRASE; encoded by the coding sequence GTGGGCCGACTGCTGCTGCTCAGCAACGGCCATGGAGAAGATCTTTCCGGTGCTCTGCTGGGACAGGCACTCCAGTCCGAAGGCCATGCAGTGGACGCTCTTCCCCTGGTTGGCAAGGGACAGCCCTATCGGGACGCTGGCATCGCACTGATCGGAGGCACTCAAGAATTCAGCACGGGTGGCCTTGGTTACACCAGCTTGCGTGGTCGTCTGACCGAGCTGTTGCAGGGACAGGTGGTCTATCTGCTGCGCCGCCTGCTGAGGTTGCTGCGCATCGCCCACCGTTACGACCAGGTGGTGGTGATTGGAGATGTGATTCCGGTGATGGCTGCCTGGCTCTGCAGACGGCCTGTGGCCACCTACCTGGTGGCGTACTCGAGTCACTATGAGGGAAGGTTGCGGCTGCCCTGGCCATGCGCTGAGTGCTTGCGCAGCCCTCGCGTTCAGGCCGTATTCAGCCGGGACCAGCTCAGTGCGGACGATCTGAGTGAACAGTTGCGCAAGCCAGTCACGTTTCTGGGCAATCCGTTCATGGATCCGATCCTGAGAGACGATCGACGCCTACCTGAAGCACGCCGCCGACTGGGATTGCTGCCGGGGAGCAGACGGCCTGAGCTGGAGCAGAACCTGGTCCTTTTGCTGGGAGTGGTTGAACATCTGCCGGCAGCATTGCTGAGCAGTGGTGAGCTGCAGCTTGAGCTGGCACTGGTGTCCTCCCTGTCCGACGCTTCACTGTCAGAGCTGGTTGCACCGATCGGCTGGAGCCTCAAAACCGCCGACAGCGGGACGTCAACTCTGCTGCGACGAGATGCTCATCAGGTGCGGATCCGCCGGGGAGGGTTTGGAGCAGTTCTGCACAGCTCCGATCTTCTGCTGTGTATGGCGGGAACAGCAGCCGAACAAGCCGTGGGTCTGGCCAGACCGGTCCTGCAGCTGGTGGGTGAAGGGCCTCAGTTCACAGCAGGATTCGCGGAGGCTCAGCGCCGTTTGCTGGGGCCGACGGTGTTCTGTGTGGATGGCGAGGCGGGTACAGCAACGACCCTCCAACGCACTGCGGCGTTAGCCCTCGAACTTCTGGAGCGCAGCCACCTTGATCAGCAGCTGCAGCGCCTCTGCCAGGACGTCGCGCTGAACCGCCTCGGCGAGGCCGGCGGCGGGGCCAGGATGGCGGCATCGATCTCGCAACTGCTGCGGGCGTCCGAATGA
- a CDS encoding TIGR01777 family oxidoreductase has product MRLLLIGCTGLVGRGLIPVLHAAGHQLTIVSRRASPAAFPADVAGDLQWIQVDPAAASSWAVSTPLHDALTASDGVVNLAGEPIAEQRWTVQHLETLESSRLGTTRHLVTALATLAKPPSVLVNASAVGYFGTSLDGRFEESSPTGQDFLARLCQKWEQSAAEKPEATRLVVLRIGIVLSADGGALAKMLPVFRAGFGGPIGSGQQWMSWIERGDLCRIIQSSLEQNSWSGVINAVAPDPVTMAVFAGSLGRCLGRPSLLPVPGPMLQLLLGDGSKVVLEGQFVSSSRLEQLGFNFRCPTLPVALDVATSSSNR; this is encoded by the coding sequence ATGCGCCTTCTGCTGATCGGATGCACGGGCTTGGTCGGCCGTGGTCTGATTCCCGTTCTGCATGCCGCCGGTCATCAACTCACCATCGTCAGTCGCCGTGCCTCGCCGGCTGCCTTCCCGGCTGACGTTGCAGGAGATCTTCAATGGATTCAGGTGGATCCAGCTGCGGCGTCCAGCTGGGCAGTGTCCACACCTCTGCATGATGCGCTCACCGCCAGTGACGGTGTTGTGAATCTCGCCGGTGAACCGATCGCAGAGCAGCGCTGGACTGTCCAGCATTTAGAGACGTTGGAATCCAGTCGTCTGGGCACAACGCGTCACCTGGTGACTGCCCTGGCCACGCTGGCCAAGCCTCCATCGGTGCTGGTGAATGCCTCTGCTGTTGGCTATTTCGGCACCAGTCTTGATGGCCGCTTTGAGGAGAGCAGCCCGACCGGTCAGGATTTTCTTGCGCGTCTTTGTCAGAAGTGGGAGCAGTCTGCTGCCGAAAAGCCAGAAGCAACTCGGCTTGTGGTGCTGCGAATCGGCATCGTTTTGTCAGCAGATGGTGGGGCTCTTGCCAAAATGCTGCCCGTTTTCCGCGCAGGCTTCGGTGGCCCGATCGGCTCTGGTCAGCAATGGATGAGCTGGATAGAACGAGGCGATTTATGCCGGATCATTCAGAGTTCTCTGGAACAAAACTCCTGGTCTGGAGTGATCAACGCCGTGGCTCCCGACCCTGTGACCATGGCTGTCTTCGCTGGAAGTCTTGGCCGTTGTCTGGGCAGACCGAGTCTTCTGCCGGTGCCAGGTCCCATGCTGCAGCTGCTGCTGGGTGATGGCTCCAAGGTTGTTCTGGAGGGTCAGTTCGTGAGTTCGAGTCGACTCGAACAACTGGGATTCAACTTCCGCTGTCCGACCCTGCCCGTTGCACTCGACGTTGCCACCAGCTCAAGCAACCGCTGA
- a CDS encoding cation:proton antiporter, which produces MDNGLSLYLVAFGGLLLVAVLLDDLAARVRVPGILMVLLLGLLIENHVDVAGSHEITLLSIDQAKQITQAALVLVLFFGGLTTNWQQVRGVIPSAARLATIGVLITAALITLVVLGFGLSQGTESISALLPRSLFVGAMVASTDASAVLALLRPLQGRLPKPLTDLIECESGFNDPIAVVLAGLALALAGGEGVGAGVLVTDLVRQFLLGILIGFLGGSLTVQLLGTRMGLNQTQMLPVVSLALLMVLSGGTSLLGGSSLLAAYVAGLVLGNSADLDQNCLEEAHSSYAKMAELLLFLCMGLVVNPQDVVKSAALAFVLFLVMQLVRLLMVQILLWRTPFSSGERIFVCWAGLRGAVPIAMAIQAWSTTGVSWGLTMPPLALAVVLYGLFIQGFALVPMARKMNLTLPLEDTDPSIAS; this is translated from the coding sequence TTGGACAACGGCCTCTCTCTCTATCTGGTCGCATTCGGTGGTTTGCTGCTGGTTGCAGTGCTGCTGGATGACCTGGCGGCAAGGGTGAGGGTGCCTGGAATCCTCATGGTGCTGCTGCTCGGTCTGCTGATTGAAAATCACGTGGATGTGGCAGGCAGCCATGAGATCACACTGCTGAGTATTGATCAGGCCAAGCAGATCACTCAGGCGGCTCTGGTGCTGGTGCTGTTTTTTGGAGGTCTCACCACGAACTGGCAGCAAGTTCGTGGCGTGATTCCTTCAGCGGCTCGTCTGGCCACCATCGGTGTCTTGATCACGGCCGCTCTGATCACGCTGGTGGTCCTCGGCTTCGGTCTGTCGCAAGGCACGGAGTCGATCTCCGCTCTGCTCCCGCGCAGTCTTTTCGTTGGCGCCATGGTTGCGAGCACCGACGCCTCGGCTGTTCTGGCTCTGCTGCGTCCTCTCCAGGGCCGTCTGCCGAAGCCGTTGACGGATCTGATCGAGTGCGAGTCGGGTTTCAACGATCCCATTGCTGTCGTTCTCGCCGGACTGGCTCTGGCACTGGCCGGTGGTGAGGGTGTCGGAGCTGGAGTGCTGGTAACCGATTTGGTCCGTCAGTTCCTGCTTGGGATTCTGATTGGCTTCCTCGGCGGCAGTCTCACGGTGCAGCTGCTGGGAACACGCATGGGGCTGAACCAGACCCAAATGCTGCCCGTGGTCAGTCTTGCCTTGCTGATGGTGCTGAGTGGTGGTACTTCACTGCTGGGCGGCAGCTCTTTGCTTGCGGCCTACGTGGCAGGTCTGGTTCTTGGCAACAGTGCCGATCTAGACCAGAACTGCTTGGAGGAAGCGCATTCCAGCTACGCAAAAATGGCCGAGCTCCTGCTGTTTCTCTGCATGGGGCTCGTGGTGAATCCGCAGGATGTCGTTAAGTCCGCCGCTCTCGCGTTTGTGCTGTTTCTGGTGATGCAGCTGGTGCGTCTGTTGATGGTGCAGATTCTGCTCTGGCGTACGCCGTTCAGTTCCGGCGAAAGGATCTTCGTGTGCTGGGCGGGCCTGCGCGGTGCCGTGCCCATTGCGATGGCTATCCAGGCCTGGTCGACGACGGGTGTGAGCTGGGGTTTGACCATGCCTCCGCTCGCTCTGGCGGTGGTTCTGTATGGCCTCTTCATTCAGGGCTTTGCCCTGGTGCCCATGGCGCGCAAGATGAATCTCACCTTGCCCCTCGAGGACACCGATCCCTCCATCGCTTCCTAA
- the ndhO gene encoding NAD(P)H-quinone oxidoreductase subunit O, which translates to MAETESSPAAAAKPPAPLKKGALVRVNRAAYAGSVEAGASDPYPPAYIFEGPGELLVVKGDYGQVRWRRPVPDVWLRIDQLEPFA; encoded by the coding sequence ATGGCAGAGACAGAGTCGAGCCCTGCAGCAGCTGCCAAACCCCCCGCACCCCTGAAGAAAGGCGCGCTGGTGAGGGTGAATCGGGCGGCCTATGCCGGCAGTGTGGAGGCTGGTGCCAGCGATCCTTATCCACCGGCCTACATCTTCGAGGGTCCTGGAGAGCTGTTGGTGGTGAAGGGCGACTACGGCCAGGTGCGCTGGCGGCGTCCAGTTCCTGATGTCTGGTTACGCATCGATCAGCTCGAACCCTTCGCCTGA
- a CDS encoding phospholipid carrier-dependent glycosyltransferase encodes MSAGAFRVCLILVWLLSTVADRLWWGHHAGLPSWDQADYLNSALDHGRALGVLAGGGWQGWNALLDLSPKIPPLASLVNGTVMAAAGDAPAQAAWTLSLWNALLLFSSAGWALQLLRPRGSARGFALLATAAVALAPMLLELRTDYVLELPLTAMVTLALWRLGAWWSPRSGGQWWQAWLAALAVALSLLVKQSALLVLLPALAWSLVAAQRIGRGRRLQALAGLILVLISVFPWLRHNWITTLGGTNRAVIESAAREGDPGVFSLSGWFWYLRQVPLQIGSALLWIGLAGLVLLVVMRCRPPMATMSNQQDRGDAWSWLVGTLVLGWLVTNLSPNKDARYIAPLLPPLLISLSRGWWQWGVWIRQHWPARSAWLPGLALTAGAMVAIAPAWTAQSARLRPRNRHPLQAIVERAGGADPVAAPNTLIVVPSTPDLNQHNVSYYGRRNGGRLVGRQLGGSTDHIQPVLAHANWVLLAEGDQGSVRRSASSLDQAVRESGVFEEVEVFPRPKGGSYSLWKRRIDSESPVGFEQRFPQLAAGLAQGPAGLDPVFSSVAIEHMLDGHFSYRAPLRQAAIERLEQDPSDVSARWTLALLAVLANRPAEAAHHFELLENLQPDSPWPSAYRSVVLLAGWNPWSASSVASAALGRYGRHPILESLESLSAVLGGAIWRVPEAVQSLPAAVSTVEESLNPQAKGSS; translated from the coding sequence ATGAGTGCCGGGGCGTTCCGTGTCTGCCTGATCCTGGTCTGGCTGCTGTCCACCGTTGCTGATCGTCTGTGGTGGGGCCATCACGCTGGCTTGCCGTCCTGGGATCAGGCGGATTACCTCAACAGCGCGCTTGACCATGGCCGTGCTCTCGGTGTTCTGGCTGGAGGCGGTTGGCAAGGGTGGAATGCTCTGCTCGATCTCTCGCCCAAGATCCCCCCTCTGGCGTCGTTGGTGAACGGCACGGTGATGGCCGCGGCTGGCGATGCTCCCGCCCAGGCGGCATGGACGTTGAGCCTCTGGAATGCTCTACTGCTGTTCTCAAGTGCCGGCTGGGCACTTCAACTCCTGCGCCCGAGAGGTTCAGCCAGGGGTTTCGCCCTGCTGGCCACCGCCGCTGTGGCCCTGGCACCGATGCTCCTGGAACTCAGGACCGACTACGTGCTTGAGCTGCCTTTGACCGCCATGGTCACCCTCGCACTCTGGCGTCTGGGTGCCTGGTGGAGTCCTCGTAGCGGCGGCCAATGGTGGCAGGCATGGCTCGCTGCCCTTGCGGTGGCGTTGTCACTGCTGGTGAAACAGAGCGCTCTGCTGGTTCTGCTCCCCGCTCTGGCTTGGTCACTGGTTGCCGCTCAACGCATTGGTCGAGGCCGTCGACTTCAGGCGCTGGCAGGACTGATTCTGGTTCTGATCTCAGTGTTTCCCTGGCTTCGGCACAACTGGATCACGACCCTCGGTGGCACCAATCGAGCTGTGATTGAATCTGCGGCCCGTGAAGGTGATCCAGGGGTCTTCAGCTTGTCGGGCTGGTTCTGGTATCTGCGTCAGGTGCCTCTTCAGATCGGCTCGGCACTGCTGTGGATCGGTTTGGCCGGCCTTGTGTTGCTGGTCGTGATGCGCTGCAGGCCTCCAATGGCAACGATGAGCAATCAACAGGATCGAGGCGATGCCTGGAGCTGGTTGGTGGGAACGCTGGTTCTGGGCTGGTTGGTCACCAATCTCAGCCCCAATAAGGATGCCCGTTACATCGCCCCTTTGTTGCCGCCGTTGCTGATATCGCTGAGCCGCGGCTGGTGGCAGTGGGGGGTGTGGATCCGGCAACACTGGCCCGCCCGATCAGCCTGGCTGCCTGGATTGGCTCTCACTGCGGGAGCAATGGTCGCGATCGCACCGGCTTGGACTGCCCAGTCCGCTCGTCTACGCCCCCGCAATCGTCATCCGCTTCAAGCGATCGTTGAGAGGGCTGGTGGCGCCGATCCCGTCGCGGCGCCCAACACGTTGATCGTTGTGCCCAGCACTCCAGATCTCAATCAGCACAATGTCAGTTACTACGGTCGCCGTAACGGGGGACGGTTGGTGGGTCGCCAGCTCGGCGGCAGCACGGATCACATTCAGCCCGTGCTGGCCCATGCCAACTGGGTCTTGCTTGCCGAAGGTGACCAGGGGTCGGTGCGCAGGTCTGCAAGTTCCTTGGATCAGGCCGTGCGTGAGAGCGGGGTTTTTGAGGAGGTGGAGGTGTTTCCGCGTCCAAAGGGAGGCAGTTACTCGCTCTGGAAGCGACGCATCGATTCAGAGTCTCCCGTTGGCTTCGAACAGCGGTTTCCCCAGCTCGCTGCAGGACTGGCCCAAGGTCCTGCAGGACTCGATCCCGTTTTCAGCAGTGTGGCGATTGAACACATGCTTGACGGTCATTTCAGCTATCGAGCACCACTGCGGCAAGCGGCTATTGAACGCCTGGAGCAGGATCCATCCGATGTGTCTGCTCGCTGGACTCTGGCTCTGTTGGCGGTATTGGCCAACAGGCCGGCTGAGGCCGCTCACCATTTCGAGCTGTTGGAGAATCTCCAACCTGACAGTCCCTGGCCCAGCGCTTATCGCAGTGTGGTGCTGCTGGCGGGCTGGAATCCTTGGTCTGCTTCCTCGGTGGCCTCAGCGGCTCTTGGGCGATATGGGCGACACCCAATTCTGGAGAGCCTTGAATCACTCTCCGCTGTTCTTGGTGGAGCCATCTGGAGAGTTCCTGAGGCTGTTCAGTCGCTGCCCGCAGCAGTCTCCACAGTTGAGGAGTCGCTGAATCCTCAGGCGAAGGGTTCGAGCTGA